CCGGAGATCCCCTGGGCCTCGTCTGGGCCAAGGGGCTACGCAACCCCTGGCGCTACAGTTTCGACCGCCTGACGGGCGACCTCCTCGTCGCGGACGTCGGGCAGAACGAGTGGGAGGAAATCGACTTCCAGCCGGCGTCGAGCTCGGGCGGAGAAAATTACGGCTGGGACATCTTCGAGGGGACGCACTGCCTCGAGCCCGAACCGCACTTTCCGAGCTGCCCCGATCCGCCGGTGGGCTTCACGATGCCGATCCACGAGTACTCGCACGCAGGCGGGGCTTGTTCGGTCACGGGTGGCTATGTCTACCGCGGGTGCCGCATGCCGGACCTCCGCGGCACGTATTTCTACGCCGACTGGTGCGCGGGCTTCGTCCGGACGTTCGAGATCGGCCCGGGCGGCCTCGCGCAGAACCACGCCGACCGGACGGCCGACCTGGCCCCGGGCGGCGGGCGCTCGATCGACAACGTGACGTCGTTCGGCCAGGACGCCCGCGGCGAGCTCTACATCGCCGACCAGGACGGAGAAATCTTCCGGATCGTGCCAGGCGGGGGTTGAACGGCGACGTCCGGTCGCCGACTACCCACGGAGGCGTCCCCCGGGGGGCCGTCCTTTCATCGCGAACGCGGCCGATCGAGTGTCTCCGAGTCGCCGCGGTCCTGCGTGGCGGGCTCGGTCCTTGCACGCGCGACGTTTGCGTACGTCCCCCACGTCCCGCGGAGGCGACGGGAGACGTCTGTCCGCACCCCGTTTCGCCCGAGGAGTTCGAAGGGCCGATGATCCCTGCAGTTTCGCCCGGCCGGCAGTCCCGACTCGCCCTCAACCCGCAAAGCGGACCGGGACATCGTACTGGCGGAACTGGCGGTCCGCCGTCACGAGGACAAGGTGCTCTAGCTGCGCCTGGGCAACGAGAAGGCGGTCGAAAGGATCCCGATGGTGCCGCGGAAGGTCGGCGACACGCAGGGCGTGTGCGTGGGTAACAGGCAGACCGCGAGTGCCGGTGGCTTCCATGCGACCAGGCACATAGGCGTGCGGAGGTTCGGGCAACTGCAGCTTGCCGAGCATGTACTTGATTGCGATCTCCCAAGAGCTGGCGGCCGAAAGCAGGAGCTCGTTCCGCGGATCCTCCAAATGTGAAAGGAGCCCTGCCGGCAGACGCTCGGGAGAGGTCAGGAGCCAGAGCCAGCAGTGGGTGTCGATCAGGTACCTCACCACCTCACGCCTCGAAGGATTCGAGGAGATCCTCGGGCAAGGGAGCGTCGAAATCCTCCGGGACGACGAACAACCCCCGGTCCATCCCGAACCGCCGTGGGCGTCCTTCGCCGACCGGGACCAGCTTGGCTACCGGCTTTCCAGCACGCGAAATCACGATTTCTTCCCCGGCGGCAACGCGGCGGAGAAGCTTCGAGAGATGCGTCTTGGCCTCGTGGACGTTGACTTCCATGGAGTGGGTAATGGACTAAGTCCATCACTTAGTCAATCTCTTGTCCCCGGATCTCGTGCCATTTGATCAGCTGCAGATAACGGTGGCCGCATCGTCACTACACACTTCGCTTGCCGCCCCCTCGCTGCGCCGCCCGCACTGGCGAGGCTCGCGGTTTTCCCGGAGCACCCCACCCTCTGTCGTCGCCGTCGTGGTTCGGAGGGCCCCCATTATGCCGGATCCGCCTCGCTCGACCCCACGACGTTCTTTGCCTGCATAACGGCACGTCCCTCCTCCCGATCCCCCCGGACGCGACGGAGCGCGTCCCTCCGGATGGCGGCCGCGGTCGGCGCGGCGTTTCGAATATGCGATCGGAGGGCCACGCTCTGTCGTGGCCGTGTCCGCGAACGGGGCTGGCGATCATGAGGCGACGTCCAACGCCCCCTACGCTTGCAGGGCCACGTTGTTGTCCCGCGTCGGGCCACCGCCCCGGACGCGACGGAGCGCGGAGCGTGTAAAAAAATTCGCCGCACGCGTTTCGCCCCCCTGATTTCGTTGGGTTTTTTCGTGCGGAATTCGGCCGACGGGGAATTTCTTCACGAACCCGTGTCCCTCCGTCAGGAGGCGGGGTGGTCCGTTCACGTCCGCCGCCGTAACTCCCGGAGCACGGGCATGCGGCGAAGGTCTTCTTCGTCGAGAAGACTCCAGTCGATACCACGGGGCGGTGGCAGCGGGCGCCGCACCTGCAGCGTCCGCGTCGGTGTCACGATCCA
This Candidatus Binatia bacterium DNA region includes the following protein-coding sequences:
- a CDS encoding twitching motility protein PilT, with amino-acid sequence MVRYLIDTHCWLWLLTSPERLPAGLLSHLEDPRNELLLSAASSWEIAIKYMLGKLQLPEPPHAYVPGRMEATGTRGLPVTHAHALRVADLPRHHRDPFDRLLVAQAQLEHLVLVTADRQFRQYDVPVRFAG
- a CDS encoding antitoxin, translating into MEVNVHEAKTHLSKLLRRVAAGEEIVISRAGKPVAKLVPVGEGRPRRFGMDRGLFVVPEDFDAPLPEDLLESFEA